One genomic window of Coffea eugenioides isolate CCC68of chromosome 1, Ceug_1.0, whole genome shotgun sequence includes the following:
- the LOC113761533 gene encoding auxin-induced in root cultures protein 12, protein MASFLFQQCLPVSLLLLLIPLLISPAHSLKCTSQNFTGGSTHYTNCTDLPSLNAYLHWTYESTNKTLSIAFIAPPPKSDGWVAWAINPTATGMAGAQALLAYKAANGSMVVKTYNISSYSSVVESKVWFDVLDKKAEFSGGVIRIFAKLALPESLTTVNQVWQVGPSGKAGPEKHEFKPENLNAKGTLQLVEGAGEISPAPSPSPGASGPSGNGTRQSGRDNAGCGRTWNKGFWSFYGFLLVWGILVLGF, encoded by the coding sequence ATGGCCTCGTTTCTGTTCCAGCAATGTCTTCCCGTCTCTTTACTCCTCCTCCTTATACCACTCCTAATCTCGCCGGCTCATTCTCTTAAATGTACGTCACAGAACTTCACAGGCGGCAGCACCCACTACACGAACTGCACCGACTTGCCCTCGCTCAACGCGTATCTCCATTGGACCTACGAGTCCACCAACAAAACTCTCTCAATAGCCTTCATCGCCCCACCCCCTAAATCCGACGGCTGGGTCGCCTGGGCCATCAACCCAACGGCAACAGGGATGGCCGGTGCACAAGCTCTGTTAGCATACAAAGCCGCTAACGGCTCTATGGTCGTTAAAACCTACAATATTAGCTCCTATAGTTCCGTTGTTGAGTCGAAGGTTTGGTTCGACGTTTTGGACAAGAAAGCTGAGTTCTCTGGCGGGGTTATAAGGATTTTTGCCAAGCTGGCATTGCCGGAGAGTCTGACGACGGTGAACCAAGTTTGGCAGGTGGGGCCGTCGGGGAAGGCAGGGCCCGAAAAGCACGAGTTCAAGCCGGAGAATTTGAATGCTAAGGGCACGTTGCAGTTGGTTGAGGGTGCCGGGGAAATTAGTCCGGCTCCTAGCCCGAGTCCCGGTGCGAGTGGGCCCAGTGGTAATGGGACCCGTCAAAGTGGGAGAGATAATGCAGGTTGTGGAAGGACTTGGAATAAGGGGTTCTGGAGTTTCTACGGGTTTTTGTTGGTTTGGGGGATTTTAGTTTTGGGTTTTTGA
- the LOC113775477 gene encoding 60S ribosomal protein L32-1-like, with translation MAVPLLSKKIVKKRVKKFKRPQSDRKISVKTNWRRPKGIDSRVRRKFKGCTLMPNIGYGSDKKTRHYLPNGFKKFVVHNVQELELLMMHNRTYCAEIAHNVSTKKRKDIVERAAQLDVVVTNKLARLRSQEDE, from the exons ATGGCTGTCCCCTTGCTGAGCAAGAAGATTGTGAAGAAGCGTGTCAAGAAGTTCAAGAGGCCCCAAAGTGATCGCAAAATCTCAGTGAAG ACAAACTGGCGCAGGCCCAAAGGTATTGATTCCCGTGTGAGGAGGAAGTTCAAAGGATGCACTCTAATGCCCAACATTGGTTATGGATCAGATAAGAAAACTCGCCACTATCTTCCTAATGGATTTAAAAAGTTTGTTGTGCATAATGTCCAAGAACTGGAGCTTTTGATGATGCATAACAG GACTTATTGTGCGGAGATAGCTCACAATGTATCAACTAAGAAACGGAAAGATATTGTTGAGCGTGCAGCACAGTTGGATGTTGTTGTGACCAACAAATTAGCCAGGCTGCGTAGCCAGGAGGACGAATGA
- the LOC113765250 gene encoding serine/threonine-protein kinase OXI1 isoform X2 gives MSDGHNNNDLPNHPVASLDLKSLKVISALGRGAKGVVFLVRSENGESLALKAISRASIEKNHKTDAASTDRRPADEEYRRICFERDVLASLNHPLLPKLRGVLSTDKIIGYAIDYCPGRDLNSLRRKQTEKMFSDDIIRDLKPENVMIQENGHLMLVDFDLSAKLSAKSPEARRLGDSSPSSLSIKNKHRNRKKNRQRFPEFLSFCKSGITESDSVHPVEFSSESGRQESDSVEKSNSFVGTEEYVAPEILIGKGHDFAVDWWCLGVMLHEMLYGTTPFKGSNRKETFYRILAKDPELVGEPTPLRDLIKKLLEKEAKRRISVEGVKGHDFFKDVDWAHILEIQRPPFIPAAEDTQQGNKDIDVESFVQQVFNAGIDGDEKVGNKENSENKKNILDHKNKGVWVEGLNNPPAQSANFFIF, from the exons ATGAGCGACGGACACAATAACAATGACCTCCCAAATCATCCCGTAGCTTCTCTGGACCTGAAAAGTCTCAAGGTCATCTCCGCCCTTGGCCGTGGTGCTAAAGGCGTCGTGTTTTTGGTTCGATCAGAAAACGGAGAATCTCTTGCTCTCAAAGCAATTTCGAGAGCTTCTATCGAGAAAAATCACAAGACTGATGCTGCTTCCACTGATCGCCGCCCGGCCGACGAAGAATACAGAAGAATTTGCTTCGAGCGGGATGTTTTAGCCTCCTTAAACCATCCTCTCCTGCCTAAACTCCGCGGCGTCTTATCCACTGACAAGATCATCGGTTACGCCATCGATTACTGTCCCGGCCGCGATCTTAATTCCCTCCGCAGAAAACAAACCGAGAAAATGTTCTCCGACGATATCATCAG AGATTTAAAGCCGGAAAATGTGATGATCCAGGAGAACGGTCACCTAATGCTAGTGGATTTCGATCTCTCCGCAAAGCTCTCCGCCAAATCTCCCGAGGCTCGTCGACTCGGTGACTCATCGCCTAGTTCCTTGTCGATCAAGAACAAGCATAGGAATAGGAAGAAAAACAGGCAGAGATTTCCAGAGTTCTTAAGCTTCTGCAAATCCGGGATAACTGAGTCCGACTCGGTGCATCCGGTTGAATTCAGCAGTGAGTCCGGGAGACAGGAATCGGATTCCGTAGAAAAGTCCAACTCATTCGTGGGGACGGAGGAATACGTGGCTCCCGAGATTTTAATCGGGAAAGGTCACGATTTCGCGGTGGATTGGTGGTGCTTGGGCGTCATGTTGCATGAGATGCTCTACGGGACGACGCCGTTTAAGGGGTCCAACCGGAAGGAGACTTTCTATCGGATTCTAGCGAAAGATCCGGAGCTGGTGGGGGAGCCCACGCCCTTGAGGGACTTGATCAAGAAGCTGCTTGAAAAGGAAGCAAAAAGAAGGATCTCCGTGGAGGGAGTCAAGGGCCATGATTTCTTTAAAGATGTTGATTGGGCCCATATTTTGGAAATCCAACGGCCGCCTTTTATTCCAGCGGCCGAGGATACCCAACAGGGGAATAAGGACATTGACGTGGAGTCATTTGTCCAGCAAGTGTTTAACGCAGGGATCGATGGTGATGAAAAAGTCGGCAACAAGGAAAATTCGGAAAACAAGAAGAATATTTTAGATCATAAAAACAAAGGAGTGTGGGTTGAAGGGTTGAATAATCCTCCCGCTCAAAGCgcgaatttttttattttttag
- the LOC113765250 gene encoding serine/threonine-protein kinase OXI1 isoform X1: MSDGHNNNDLPNHPVASLDLKSLKVISALGRGAKGVVFLVRSENGESLALKAISRASIEKNHKTDAASTDRRPADEEYRRICFERDVLASLNHPLLPKLRGVLSTDKIIGYAIDYCPGRDLNSLRRKQTEKMFSDDIIRFYAAEIVLALEYLHGLGIVYRDLKPENVMIQENGHLMLVDFDLSAKLSAKSPEARRLGDSSPSSLSIKNKHRNRKKNRQRFPEFLSFCKSGITESDSVHPVEFSSESGRQESDSVEKSNSFVGTEEYVAPEILIGKGHDFAVDWWCLGVMLHEMLYGTTPFKGSNRKETFYRILAKDPELVGEPTPLRDLIKKLLEKEAKRRISVEGVKGHDFFKDVDWAHILEIQRPPFIPAAEDTQQGNKDIDVESFVQQVFNAGIDGDEKVGNKENSENKKNILDHKNKGVWVEGLNNPPAQSANFFIF, translated from the exons ATGAGCGACGGACACAATAACAATGACCTCCCAAATCATCCCGTAGCTTCTCTGGACCTGAAAAGTCTCAAGGTCATCTCCGCCCTTGGCCGTGGTGCTAAAGGCGTCGTGTTTTTGGTTCGATCAGAAAACGGAGAATCTCTTGCTCTCAAAGCAATTTCGAGAGCTTCTATCGAGAAAAATCACAAGACTGATGCTGCTTCCACTGATCGCCGCCCGGCCGACGAAGAATACAGAAGAATTTGCTTCGAGCGGGATGTTTTAGCCTCCTTAAACCATCCTCTCCTGCCTAAACTCCGCGGCGTCTTATCCACTGACAAGATCATCGGTTACGCCATCGATTACTGTCCCGGCCGCGATCTTAATTCCCTCCGCAGAAAACAAACCGAGAAAATGTTCTCCGACGATATCATCAG ATTTTACGCTGCTGAGATAGTGCTAGCTTTGGAGTATTTACACGGATTGGGAATTGTGTATAGAGATTTAAAGCCGGAAAATGTGATGATCCAGGAGAACGGTCACCTAATGCTAGTGGATTTCGATCTCTCCGCAAAGCTCTCCGCCAAATCTCCCGAGGCTCGTCGACTCGGTGACTCATCGCCTAGTTCCTTGTCGATCAAGAACAAGCATAGGAATAGGAAGAAAAACAGGCAGAGATTTCCAGAGTTCTTAAGCTTCTGCAAATCCGGGATAACTGAGTCCGACTCGGTGCATCCGGTTGAATTCAGCAGTGAGTCCGGGAGACAGGAATCGGATTCCGTAGAAAAGTCCAACTCATTCGTGGGGACGGAGGAATACGTGGCTCCCGAGATTTTAATCGGGAAAGGTCACGATTTCGCGGTGGATTGGTGGTGCTTGGGCGTCATGTTGCATGAGATGCTCTACGGGACGACGCCGTTTAAGGGGTCCAACCGGAAGGAGACTTTCTATCGGATTCTAGCGAAAGATCCGGAGCTGGTGGGGGAGCCCACGCCCTTGAGGGACTTGATCAAGAAGCTGCTTGAAAAGGAAGCAAAAAGAAGGATCTCCGTGGAGGGAGTCAAGGGCCATGATTTCTTTAAAGATGTTGATTGGGCCCATATTTTGGAAATCCAACGGCCGCCTTTTATTCCAGCGGCCGAGGATACCCAACAGGGGAATAAGGACATTGACGTGGAGTCATTTGTCCAGCAAGTGTTTAACGCAGGGATCGATGGTGATGAAAAAGTCGGCAACAAGGAAAATTCGGAAAACAAGAAGAATATTTTAGATCATAAAAACAAAGGAGTGTGGGTTGAAGGGTTGAATAATCCTCCCGCTCAAAGCgcgaatttttttattttttag
- the LOC113778469 gene encoding cytochrome b561 and DOMON domain-containing protein At3g25290-like: MASSFAKPLLILSALLLSLLISPSQSATCSSQTLSNNKLYAHCNDLPSLDSYLHYSYDPVQSTLSVAFIAPPAKPNGWIAWAINPTGSGMIGAQSLIAFRNSAGQMTVKTYNITSYAPPIKESKVWFSVKDATAEYSGNVIRLFATLVLPEKANTSLNHVWQVGASVTNGVPDKHDFSPANLNAKGSLDLLSGQSSSGGSSSSSDSRVKRKNIHGILNVVSWGLLFPIGIIIARYLRTFPSADPLWFYLHASCQLSAYVIGVAGWGTGLKLGSESKGFQYTGHRNIGIALFALATVQIFALFLRPQKDHKYRFYWNIYHHGLGYAILVLSIVNVFKGIDILNPAKKWKHAYITVLIALAVIAVLLEAITWVVVMRRKSNKSTKPYDGFSDGQGRQLPLSS, encoded by the exons ATGGCGTCTTCTTTCGCAAAGCCTCTGCTAATTCTGTCAGCTTTACTGCTTTCCCTCCTAATCTCACCTTCACAATCAGCAACCTGTTCCTCACAGACACTCTCCAATAACAAATTATACGCCCACTGCAACGATTTGCCTTCTCTGGATTCTTACCTCCATTATTCCTATGATCCCGTCCAGTCCACTTTATCCGTGGCCTTCATCGCTCCTCCCGCTAAACCCAACGGTTGGATTGCATGGGCTATTAATCCCACCGGCTCCGGCATGATTGGGGCCCAATCCTTAATCGCATTCAGAAACTCCGCCGGTCAAATGACCGTTAAGACCTATAACATAACCTCCTACGCGCCCCCAATTAAGGAGTCTAAGGTCTGGTTTTCCGTGAAGGACGCCACAGCGGAGTACTCCGGCAATGTTATCCGGCTGTTTGCCACGCTGGTCTTGCCGGAGAAGGCAAACACGTCTTTGAATCATGTGTGGCAGGTGGGCGCGTCAGTTACCAACGGCGTTCCGGATAAGCATGATTTCTCGCCGGCAAATTTGAATGCCAAGGGAAGCTTGGATTTGCTGAGCGGGCAGAGTAGTAGCGGTggctcttcttcctcttcagaTTCGAGGGTCAAAAGGAAAAAT ATTCATGGAATCCTGAATGTTGTCAGTTGGGGACTATTGTTTCCTATCGGTATCATCATAGCAAGGTACTTGAGAACATTTCCTTCTGCAGACCCCCTGTGGTTTTATCTTCATGCTTCTTGCCAGTTATCAGCCTATGTGATTGGGGTTGCCGGTTGGGGCACCGGTTTGAAGCTTGGAAGTGAATCTAAGGGTTTTCAGTACACTGGTCATCGGAATATTGGGATCGCACTCTTCGCGCTTGCCACGGTGCAG ATATTCGCATTATTCCTGAGGCCTCAAAAGGACCACAAGTACCGCTTCTACTGGAATATTTATCACCACGGACTTGGCTATGCAATCCTGGTGCTCAGCATCGTGAACGTCTTTAAAGGCATAGATATTCTAAATCCTGCGAAGAAGTGGAAACATGCATACATCACCGTGCTCATTGCGTTGGCGGTGATCGCTGTGTTGTTGGAAGCAATCACTTGGGTGGTGGTCATGCGGAGGAAATCAAACAAGTCCACAAAACCATACGACGGTTTCAGCGACGGGCAGGGGAGGCAGCTACCTCTATCCTCCTAA